One genomic region from Hirundo rustica isolate bHirRus1 chromosome 5, bHirRus1.pri.v3, whole genome shotgun sequence encodes:
- the CHRNA9 gene encoding neuronal acetylcholine receptor subunit alpha-9 isoform X1: MLFNELFEDYSNALRPVEDTDKVLNVTLQITLSQIKDMDERNQILSAYLWIRQSWYDAYLRWDKDKYDGLDSIRIPSNLVWRPDIVLYNKADDDFSEPVNTNVVLRYDGKITWDAPAITKSSCVVDVSYFPFDSQQCNLTFGSWTYNGNQVDIINSLDSGDLSDFIEDVEWEIHGMPAVKNVITYGCCSEPYPDVTFTLILKRKSSFYIFNLLLPCILISFLAPLGFYLPADSGEKVSLGVTVLLALTVFQLMVAEIMPPSENVPLIGKYYIATMTMITASTALTIIIMNLHHCGSEAKPVPQWAKVVILDYMSKIFFVYDVGENCTSPKREKEEEHRLEGDDACQRRHKEARSPLSTRNDDCNLKEKLNGNWNKSYGVHGENVRETVNCCSCYKMLIKNIEYIANCVRDHKANKAKGIEWKKVAKVMDRFFMWIFFIMVFFMSVLIIGKAA; encoded by the exons ATGCTGTTTAACGAGCTGTTTGAAGACTACTCCAACGCTCTAAGACCAGTGGAAGACACAGATAAAGTACTGAATGTCACCCTTCAGATCACACTGTCCCAAATTAAAGACATG GATGAAAGGAACCAAATTTTGTCAGCTTACTTATGGATTCGCCAAAGCTGGTACGACGCATACCTCAGATGGGACAAAGATAAATATGATGGGTTGGATTCTATCAGGATTCCAAGCAATTTGGTTTGGAGACCAGATATTGTCCTATATAACAA gGCTGATGATGACTTTTCGGAACCAGTTAATACTAATGTAGTGCTGAGATATGATGGAAAAATCACTTGGGATGCGCCTGCTATCACAAAGAGCTCTTGTGTAGTGGATGtgtcttattttccttttgacagCCAGCAGTGCAACCTTACCTTTGGGTCCTGGACCTATAATGGTAATCAGGTAGACATCATCAATTCTCTTGATAGCGGTGACCTCTCCGACTTCATAGAAGATGTGGAATGGGAGATTCATGGTATGCCAGCAGTTAAAAATGTTATCACTTatggctgctgctctgagccttATCCAGATGTCACCTTCACACTGATTTTGAAAAGGAAGTCCTCTTTCTACATATTTAATCTGTTGCTTCCTTGCATTTTGATCTCTTTCCTGGCCCCACTGGGATTCTATCTCCCTGCAGACTCTGGTGAGAAAGTGTCTCTGGGTGTTACAGTTCTTCTTGCTCTGACTGTGTTCCAGCTGATGGTTGCAGAGATCATGCCCCCATCTGAAAATGTACCTTTGATAG GAAAGTACTACATAGCAACCATGACCATGATCACAGCTTCTACTGCATTGACCATCATTATCATGAATCTCCATCATTGTGGCTCAGAAGCAAAGCCTGTTCCACAGTGGGCTAAGGTGGTTATTTTGGACTATATGtcaaaaatcttttttgtttatgATGTGGGTGAAAATTGCACAAgtccaaaaagagaaaaggaggaagaacatAGGTTAGAGGGGGATGATGCGTGTCAGAGGAGGCACAAAGAGGCAAGGAGTCCTCTTTCCACTAGGAATGATGACTGCAATCTGAAGGAGAAGCTCAATGGAAATTGGAATAAAAGCTATGGAGTTCATGGTGAAAATGTTAGGGAGACTGTTAATTGCTGTTCTTGTTACAAAATGCTGATTAAAAATATTGAGTATATTGCTAATTGTGTTAGAGACCATAAAGCAAACAAGGCCAAAGGAATTGAGTGGAAAAAAGTTGCAAAAGTGATGGACAGGTTTttcatgtggattttttttatcatgGTGTTTTTTATGAGTGTGCTGATCATTGGGAAAGCTGCTTAA
- the CHRNA9 gene encoding neuronal acetylcholine receptor subunit alpha-9 isoform X3: MLFNELFEDYSNALRPVEDTDKVLNVTLQITLSQIKDMDERNQILSAYLWIRQSWYDAYLRWDKDKYDGLDSIRIPSNLVWRPDIVLYNKADDDFSEPVNTNVVLRYDGKITWDAPAITKSSCVVDVSYFPFDSQQCNLTFGSWTYNGNQVDIINSLDSGDLSDFIEDVEWEIHDSGEKVSLGVTVLLALTVFQLMVAEIMPPSENVPLIGKYYIATMTMITASTALTIIIMNLHHCGSEAKPVPQWAKGEKKSVFVTW; this comes from the exons ATGCTGTTTAACGAGCTGTTTGAAGACTACTCCAACGCTCTAAGACCAGTGGAAGACACAGATAAAGTACTGAATGTCACCCTTCAGATCACACTGTCCCAAATTAAAGACATG GATGAAAGGAACCAAATTTTGTCAGCTTACTTATGGATTCGCCAAAGCTGGTACGACGCATACCTCAGATGGGACAAAGATAAATATGATGGGTTGGATTCTATCAGGATTCCAAGCAATTTGGTTTGGAGACCAGATATTGTCCTATATAACAA gGCTGATGATGACTTTTCGGAACCAGTTAATACTAATGTAGTGCTGAGATATGATGGAAAAATCACTTGGGATGCGCCTGCTATCACAAAGAGCTCTTGTGTAGTGGATGtgtcttattttccttttgacagCCAGCAGTGCAACCTTACCTTTGGGTCCTGGACCTATAATGGTAATCAGGTAGACATCATCAATTCTCTTGATAGCGGTGACCTCTCCGACTTCATAGAAGATGTGGAATGGGAGATTCATG ACTCTGGTGAGAAAGTGTCTCTGGGTGTTACAGTTCTTCTTGCTCTGACTGTGTTCCAGCTGATGGTTGCAGAGATCATGCCCCCATCTGAAAATGTACCTTTGATAG GAAAGTACTACATAGCAACCATGACCATGATCACAGCTTCTACTGCATTGACCATCATTATCATGAATCTCCATCATTGTGGCTCAGAAGCAAAGCCTGTTCCACAGTGGGCTAAG ggggagaaaaaaagtgtatttgtGACATGGTGA
- the CHRNA9 gene encoding neuronal acetylcholine receptor subunit alpha-9 isoform X2, protein MLFNELFEDYSNALRPVEDTDKVLNVTLQITLSQIKDMDERNQILSAYLWIRQSWYDAYLRWDKDKYDGLDSIRIPSNLVWRPDIVLYNKADDDFSEPVNTNVVLRYDGKITWDAPAITKSSCVVDVSYFPFDSQQCNLTFGSWTYNGNQVDIINSLDSGDLSDFIEDVEWEIHDSGEKVSLGVTVLLALTVFQLMVAEIMPPSENVPLIGKYYIATMTMITASTALTIIIMNLHHCGSEAKPVPQWAKVVILDYMSKIFFVYDVGENCTSPKREKEEEHRLEGDDACQRRHKEARSPLSTRNDDCNLKEKLNGNWNKSYGVHGENVRETVNCCSCYKMLIKNIEYIANCVRDHKANKAKGIEWKKVAKVMDRFFMWIFFIMVFFMSVLIIGKAA, encoded by the exons ATGCTGTTTAACGAGCTGTTTGAAGACTACTCCAACGCTCTAAGACCAGTGGAAGACACAGATAAAGTACTGAATGTCACCCTTCAGATCACACTGTCCCAAATTAAAGACATG GATGAAAGGAACCAAATTTTGTCAGCTTACTTATGGATTCGCCAAAGCTGGTACGACGCATACCTCAGATGGGACAAAGATAAATATGATGGGTTGGATTCTATCAGGATTCCAAGCAATTTGGTTTGGAGACCAGATATTGTCCTATATAACAA gGCTGATGATGACTTTTCGGAACCAGTTAATACTAATGTAGTGCTGAGATATGATGGAAAAATCACTTGGGATGCGCCTGCTATCACAAAGAGCTCTTGTGTAGTGGATGtgtcttattttccttttgacagCCAGCAGTGCAACCTTACCTTTGGGTCCTGGACCTATAATGGTAATCAGGTAGACATCATCAATTCTCTTGATAGCGGTGACCTCTCCGACTTCATAGAAGATGTGGAATGGGAGATTCATG ACTCTGGTGAGAAAGTGTCTCTGGGTGTTACAGTTCTTCTTGCTCTGACTGTGTTCCAGCTGATGGTTGCAGAGATCATGCCCCCATCTGAAAATGTACCTTTGATAG GAAAGTACTACATAGCAACCATGACCATGATCACAGCTTCTACTGCATTGACCATCATTATCATGAATCTCCATCATTGTGGCTCAGAAGCAAAGCCTGTTCCACAGTGGGCTAAGGTGGTTATTTTGGACTATATGtcaaaaatcttttttgtttatgATGTGGGTGAAAATTGCACAAgtccaaaaagagaaaaggaggaagaacatAGGTTAGAGGGGGATGATGCGTGTCAGAGGAGGCACAAAGAGGCAAGGAGTCCTCTTTCCACTAGGAATGATGACTGCAATCTGAAGGAGAAGCTCAATGGAAATTGGAATAAAAGCTATGGAGTTCATGGTGAAAATGTTAGGGAGACTGTTAATTGCTGTTCTTGTTACAAAATGCTGATTAAAAATATTGAGTATATTGCTAATTGTGTTAGAGACCATAAAGCAAACAAGGCCAAAGGAATTGAGTGGAAAAAAGTTGCAAAAGTGATGGACAGGTTTttcatgtggattttttttatcatgGTGTTTTTTATGAGTGTGCTGATCATTGGGAAAGCTGCTTAA